The following coding sequences are from one Archocentrus centrarchus isolate MPI-CPG fArcCen1 chromosome 4, fArcCen1, whole genome shotgun sequence window:
- the nipa2 gene encoding magnesium transporter NIPA2 isoform X1: protein MDSSNSSGGAFPGCRIDCGHGVGAGQTCTVLGQHLHCLLVNVTDRTNASSLTMGQDRGKYDFYIGLALAVSSSIFIGGSFILKKKGLLRLARKGSTRAGQGGHAYLKEWLWWAGLLSMGAGEAANFAAYAFAPATLVTPLGALSVLVSAVLSSYFLTERLNLHGKLGCLLSILGSTTMVIHAPQEEEINSLEEMSAKLVDPGFVIFATLVIIVALIFIFVVGPRHGQTNILVYITICSVIGALSVSCVKGLGIAIKEAIAGVNVVKNPLAWILLLGLVACVSTQINYLNKALDIFNTSLVTPIYYVFFTTSVLTCSAILFKEWEHMGADDIIGTLSGFLTIIVGIFLLHAFKDISVSLATLAVSMRKEERAFPAANGAASHSTYELLDESAEDMEDRDVASPFDSVSRRNGAMTSCLDH from the exons ATGGATTCCTCCAACTCCTCAGGTGGCGCTTTTCCAGGTTGTAGAATAGACTGTGGTCACG GTGTCGGGGCTGGACAGACCTGCACCGTGCTGGGTCAACACCTGCACTGTCTGCTGGTAAATGTGACAGACCGCACCAACGCATCCAGCCTCACTATGGGTCAGGACAGGGGCAAGTATGACTTCTACATCGGCCTGGCGCTGGCCGTCAGCTCCAGCATCTTCATCGGAGGCAGCTTTATCCTCAAGAAGAAAGGACTTCTGAGGCTGGCCAGGAAGGGGTCTACGCGGGCAG GGCAGGGGGGTCATGCATATCTGAAAGAGTGGCTGTGGTGGGCAGGTTTACTATCAA TGGGGGCTGGGGAAGCAGCCAACTTTGCAGCGTACGCCTTTGCTCCTGCGACGCTGGTCACCCCGCTGGGAGCCCTCAGCGTGCTCGTCAG CGCTGTGCTGTCGTCGTACTTCCTGACGGAGCGGTTAAACCTGCACGGGAAGCTCGGCTGCCTGCTCAGCATCCTGGGCTCCACCACCATGGTCATTCACGCTCCACAGGAGGAGGAAATCAACAGCCTTGAGGAGATGTCTGCCAAGCTGGTTGACCCAG GGTTTGTCATCTTTGCCACCCTTGTCATCATCGTGGCGCTCATCTTCATATTCGTTGTGGGTCCCCGCCACGGTCAAACCAACATCCTGGTCTACATCACCATCTGCTCGGTAATCGGGGCACTCTCCGTGTCCTGCGTCAAAGGACTGGGCATCGCCATCAAGGAAGCGATCGCCGGGGTGAACGTGGTGAAAAACCCGCTGGCCTGGATCCTGCTCTTGGGTCTGGTGGCCTGTGTGAGCACGCAGATCAACTACCTGAACAAAGCTCTGGACATTTTCAACACCTCTTTGGTGACTCCAATCTACTATGTGTTCTTCACCACGTCTGTGCTCACCTGCTCCGCCATCCTCTTCAAAGAGTGGGAGCACATGGGTGCGGATGACATCATCGGCACCCTCAGTGGCTTCCTCACAATCATTGTGGGCATCTTCCTGCTCCACGCCTTTAAAGACATTAGCGTGAGCCTGGCCACGCTCGCCGTCTCCATGAGGAAGGAAGAACGAGCCTTTCCTGCAGCCAACGGCGCGGCCTCTCACAGCACCTACGAACTGCTGGACGAGTCGGCCGAAGACATGGAGGACCGAGACGTGGCCTCGCCTTTCGATAGCGTCTCCAGAAGGAACGGAGCGATGACGTCCTGTCTGGATCACTGA
- the nipa2 gene encoding magnesium transporter NIPA2 isoform X2, whose amino-acid sequence MGQDRGKYDFYIGLALAVSSSIFIGGSFILKKKGLLRLARKGSTRAGQGGHAYLKEWLWWAGLLSMGAGEAANFAAYAFAPATLVTPLGALSVLVSAVLSSYFLTERLNLHGKLGCLLSILGSTTMVIHAPQEEEINSLEEMSAKLVDPGFVIFATLVIIVALIFIFVVGPRHGQTNILVYITICSVIGALSVSCVKGLGIAIKEAIAGVNVVKNPLAWILLLGLVACVSTQINYLNKALDIFNTSLVTPIYYVFFTTSVLTCSAILFKEWEHMGADDIIGTLSGFLTIIVGIFLLHAFKDISVSLATLAVSMRKEERAFPAANGAASHSTYELLDESAEDMEDRDVASPFDSVSRRNGAMTSCLDH is encoded by the exons ATGGGTCAGGACAGGGGCAAGTATGACTTCTACATCGGCCTGGCGCTGGCCGTCAGCTCCAGCATCTTCATCGGAGGCAGCTTTATCCTCAAGAAGAAAGGACTTCTGAGGCTGGCCAGGAAGGGGTCTACGCGGGCAG GGCAGGGGGGTCATGCATATCTGAAAGAGTGGCTGTGGTGGGCAGGTTTACTATCAA TGGGGGCTGGGGAAGCAGCCAACTTTGCAGCGTACGCCTTTGCTCCTGCGACGCTGGTCACCCCGCTGGGAGCCCTCAGCGTGCTCGTCAG CGCTGTGCTGTCGTCGTACTTCCTGACGGAGCGGTTAAACCTGCACGGGAAGCTCGGCTGCCTGCTCAGCATCCTGGGCTCCACCACCATGGTCATTCACGCTCCACAGGAGGAGGAAATCAACAGCCTTGAGGAGATGTCTGCCAAGCTGGTTGACCCAG GGTTTGTCATCTTTGCCACCCTTGTCATCATCGTGGCGCTCATCTTCATATTCGTTGTGGGTCCCCGCCACGGTCAAACCAACATCCTGGTCTACATCACCATCTGCTCGGTAATCGGGGCACTCTCCGTGTCCTGCGTCAAAGGACTGGGCATCGCCATCAAGGAAGCGATCGCCGGGGTGAACGTGGTGAAAAACCCGCTGGCCTGGATCCTGCTCTTGGGTCTGGTGGCCTGTGTGAGCACGCAGATCAACTACCTGAACAAAGCTCTGGACATTTTCAACACCTCTTTGGTGACTCCAATCTACTATGTGTTCTTCACCACGTCTGTGCTCACCTGCTCCGCCATCCTCTTCAAAGAGTGGGAGCACATGGGTGCGGATGACATCATCGGCACCCTCAGTGGCTTCCTCACAATCATTGTGGGCATCTTCCTGCTCCACGCCTTTAAAGACATTAGCGTGAGCCTGGCCACGCTCGCCGTCTCCATGAGGAAGGAAGAACGAGCCTTTCCTGCAGCCAACGGCGCGGCCTCTCACAGCACCTACGAACTGCTGGACGAGTCGGCCGAAGACATGGAGGACCGAGACGTGGCCTCGCCTTTCGATAGCGTCTCCAGAAGGAACGGAGCGATGACGTCCTGTCTGGATCACTGA